The following is a genomic window from Bosea sp. RAC05.
CGCGCATCATCCGCTGCTCCTCGTCTCGAGGCGGGCGCTCCTTCGTCAGGACGCCGGCTTCCACCGGCGCGAAACGCGCCGGATATAGGCCACGAGCCCGTCGGTCTCGTGCTCGATCAGGTTGAACTCGGGCATGCCGGGATGGCGCACCACGGTGCCGTCGATCAGGACGGGGGCCGGGTTGCCGCCGGGGTAGCGCTCCGCGATCAGCGGAAAGGGCGGCGCCTTGGGGTTGGGGCTGGCACCGCTCGCCTCGATCGCGTGGCAGCCGCCGCAATGGCGCTGCGCCACCTGCTTGCCGATCGCGACGCTCTCGGCGTTGTCGGGCCGCTGCGCATCGGCCGGCATCGCCTGCGCCGCCAGGGTTCCGCCGGCCAGCGCGAGGCCGACGAGCGCCGCCATCCGCCTGGCCGCCCTGCTGCGGGTCGATGTCCTGCGTGTCATGGCCCGTCCCGGATGCGAGATCACCGGCCCCTTCTCTGCGCCTGCTGCGGCAGCCCGGCCTTGATCGAGGTCAAGGCCGGCGCTGTGCATCGTCGACGGGGGCTCGATGCTCTGGCCGAGGGTCACTTGCCCTGCAGCGCGGCCAGCAGCTCCGGCCCGTTCTTGCCGATCAGGTTCTTGGACAACTCGGCGACGAGCGCCCCTTCGAGCTGCTTGTGGTAGTGGCGCCGCATCTCGCCGAGCGTCCGTGGCGAGGCGATGACGACGAGATGGCTGATCTTGTGCCCGGTGACCTGGTGGTTGAGCCAGGAGGTCGCCGCGGCCGCATGGGCGTCCTCGTCGATCTGATGTCCGGTCGGGTTGGCCGAGCTGGAATCGCGCCCGCCGCCGCCGGCCTTGTTGTGCTCGTCGAGATTGGGCGAGGGCAGGGCGGCCAGCGTCGGATCGGCTTCGTTGCCGCTGTTGCGAAACAGCTCGAACTGCTTCCCGTCGACGAGCGCGATCACGGCACCATGGGGGAGTTGCATTGGATTGTCCTCGGCTGGGTCGGGCCCGGTGCCCCGGGAACGGGGCGAGGGGACCTGCAGGGCTGTGATCGTCAAACGCAGCCGTGTCCGCATTGATCCCGATCAAGCCGGGTTTCCATGCCGCCCGGGCGAGGCGCTGCCGCTCGACAGTCCGCGTATGGCGCGCCTAACCTGCCGCCGCGTCGGCAGGCTCCCGATCCGGGAACCGTTGCTTCACCCCGGCGTCGTAGAAGCCGGCGAGCCGATTCGCCGTTGAGGATATGAGATGACCACGACTGTCAGCCCGCTCGCGGGCAAGCCGCTCGACCCCAGCCTGCTGGTCGACCTCGCCAGGCTCGGCCAGGCCTATTTCGAGCGGCCCGACCCGGCCGATCCGGCCCAGCGCGTCGCCTTCGGCACCTCGGGCCATCGTGGCTCCTCGCTGCTGCACTCCTTCAACGAGGCGCATATCCTCGCCATCGCCCAGGCGATCTGCCTCTATCGCCGCGAGAAGGGCATCGACGGCCCGCTCTTCCTGGGCATCGACACCCATGCCCTGTCGCGCCCCGCCTTCGAGACCGCGCTCGAGGTCTTCGCTGCCAATGGCGTGACCACGCTGGTCGACGCGGATCTGCGCTTCACGCCGACGCCGGTGATCTCGCACGCCATCATCGGCCACAACTGCGGGCGCAAGCACGGCCTCGCCGACGGCGTGGTGATCTCGCCCTCGCACAACCCGCCCGCCGATGGCGGCTTCAAGTACAACCCGCCCCATGGCGGCCCGGCCGACACCGACGCCACCGGCTGGATCGAGCGCAAGGCGAATGCGTTGATCGAGGCCGGGCTCGCCGGCGTCGCGCGCATGCCCTATGCCCGCGCGCTCGCCAGCGAACACGTCCGCCGCCACGCCTTTCGCGAGGCCTATGTCGCCGAACTCGGCAGCGTCGTCGACATGGAGGCGATCCGCACTGCGGGGGTCAGCATCGGCATCGACCCGCTCGGCGGCGCGGGCCTCGATTACTACGCCCCGATCATCGAGCGCTACCGCCTGAACGCGACCATCGTCGACCAGACGCTGGACCCGACCTTCGCCTTCATGCCGGCGGACTGGGACGGCAAGATCCGCATGGACTGCTCCTCGCCCTATGCGATGGCCGGGTTGATCGCCATGAAGGACCGCTTCGACGTCGCCTTCGCCAACGACACCGATGCCGACCGCCACGGCATCGTCACCCGCAGCGGCGGGCTGATGAATCCCAACCATTACCTGGCCGTGGCGATCGACTACCTCTTCACCCATCGCCCCCGCTGGCGCAGCGACGCCGCGATCGGCAAGACCATCGTCAGCAGCGCCATGATCGACCGCGTCGCGGCCAGGCTCGGCCGCCGCATGGTCGAGGTGCCCGTCGGCTTCAAATGGTTCGTCGAGGGGCTTTCCGACGGCAGCTTCGGCTTCGGCGGCGAGGAGAGCGCCGGCGCCTCCTTCCTGCGATTGGACGGCACGAGCTGGAGCACGGACAAGGACGGGCTGATCCTCGGGCTGCTCGCCGCCGAGATCACCGCCAGAACGGGGACCGACCCCGGCGAGCGCTATGCCGCGCTGACCCGGGACCTGGGGGCGCCGCTCTATGCCCGCATCGACGCGCCCGCGACGCGCGAGCAGAAGGCCGTGCTGAAGAGCCTGTCGCGTGCGCAGCTGGGCACCGACACGCTCGCCGGCGAGCCGATCACCGCCGTCCTCAACGACGCGCCGGGCAATGGCGCGGCGATCGGCGGCGTCAAGGTGGTCACGGCGCAGGGCTGGTTCTGCGCCCGCCCCTCCGGCACCGAGGAGGTCTACAAGATCTACGCCGAGAGCTTCCGCGACGAAGCCCATCTCGCCGAGATCCAGCAGGAGGCGAAGGCTGTCATCGCCGCGGCCTTCGCAGCCGCCTGACGGCCCGCGGGCCCCGGCGCGGGAGCGCTACTCGCCGGCGGCCCGGCGCGGGGCCGGTGGCTCGAACCCGTCCGGCCCGGCCGCCTCGGTCGCCTGGCGGTTGCGCGACATCGCCTCGAT
Proteins encoded in this region:
- a CDS encoding c-type cytochrome — translated: MTRRTSTRSRAARRMAALVGLALAGGTLAAQAMPADAQRPDNAESVAIGKQVAQRHCGGCHAIEASGASPNPKAPPFPLIAERYPGGNPAPVLIDGTVVRHPGMPEFNLIEHETDGLVAYIRRVSRRWKPAS
- a CDS encoding baeRF12 domain-containing protein, yielding MQLPHGAVIALVDGKQFELFRNSGNEADPTLAALPSPNLDEHNKAGGGGRDSSSANPTGHQIDEDAHAAAATSWLNHQVTGHKISHLVVIASPRTLGEMRRHYHKQLEGALVAELSKNLIGKNGPELLAALQGK
- the pgm gene encoding phosphoglucomutase (alpha-D-glucose-1,6-bisphosphate-dependent): MTTTVSPLAGKPLDPSLLVDLARLGQAYFERPDPADPAQRVAFGTSGHRGSSLLHSFNEAHILAIAQAICLYRREKGIDGPLFLGIDTHALSRPAFETALEVFAANGVTTLVDADLRFTPTPVISHAIIGHNCGRKHGLADGVVISPSHNPPADGGFKYNPPHGGPADTDATGWIERKANALIEAGLAGVARMPYARALASEHVRRHAFREAYVAELGSVVDMEAIRTAGVSIGIDPLGGAGLDYYAPIIERYRLNATIVDQTLDPTFAFMPADWDGKIRMDCSSPYAMAGLIAMKDRFDVAFANDTDADRHGIVTRSGGLMNPNHYLAVAIDYLFTHRPRWRSDAAIGKTIVSSAMIDRVAARLGRRMVEVPVGFKWFVEGLSDGSFGFGGEESAGASFLRLDGTSWSTDKDGLILGLLAAEITARTGTDPGERYAALTRDLGAPLYARIDAPATREQKAVLKSLSRAQLGTDTLAGEPITAVLNDAPGNGAAIGGVKVVTAQGWFCARPSGTEEVYKIYAESFRDEAHLAEIQQEAKAVIAAAFAAA